The Rhizobium grahamii DNA window TCGCGCTTAACGTGGAAATGCTGCTTGGGCTCGGGCTTGCGATGCTGGTCGAGAAAGCCACGTCCGGTCAGCGGGCGCTGCGCACCATCATGATGTTTCCCATGATGTTCTCGCCGATCCTTGTCGGCTTCCAGTTCAAGTTCATGTTCAATGACAACATCGGGCTCATCAACAATGCGCTGCAGTCGCTTGGCCTGACCGACCGGGCAATCCCGTGGCTGATCGATGGGCAACTCGCCTTCGTGGCCATCCTGGTTGCCGAGGTCTGGTCTTCCACGTCCGTGTTCGCGATCCTGATCCTTGCCGGACTACTCGCCATGCCGAAAGAGCCGATCGAGGCTGCCCGCGTCGACGGCTGTACACCGTGGCAGACCTTTCGCTATGTCACCTGGCCGTTCGTCATGCCCTTTGCCTATATCGCGATGACCATCCGTTCCCTGGATGTCGCGAGAGCCTATGACATCGTCAAGATCATGACGGATGGCGGCCCGGCGAAGCGTACCGAACTGCTTTGGACGCTGGTATCGCGCACAGCCTATGCCGATGCCCGGATGGGGCTTGCCAACGCCATGGCTTACGCGGCGATCCTGCTGTCCATCGTCTTCACCGTCTATTTCTTCCGCAAGCTTTCGGCGGCGCGGACCCAGATCGCCGCGGAGTGGTGAGATGAACGAAAACTCAAAAGCGCGCTACACCGGTCTCGTCCTTTCGGTCGCTCACAAGATCGGTCTTTTCCTCGCCATGGCGGTCATCTGCATGCCTGGCCTGTGGATCGTCCTCTCCTCGTTCCGTCCGACAGTCGAGATCATG harbors:
- a CDS encoding carbohydrate ABC transporter permease; this translates as MKGWRPPAPFLLLLPAIVVLAAVVIIPLVLSLYSSFTAFRLTQPASLYTFVGFRNYTRILTDIEFWTAFGRTVLLLTVALNVEMLLGLGLAMLVEKATSGQRALRTIMMFPMMFSPILVGFQFKFMFNDNIGLINNALQSLGLTDRAIPWLIDGQLAFVAILVAEVWSSTSVFAILILAGLLAMPKEPIEAARVDGCTPWQTFRYVTWPFVMPFAYIAMTIRSLDVARAYDIVKIMTDGGPAKRTELLWTLVSRTAYADARMGLANAMAYAAILLSIVFTVYFFRKLSAARTQIAAEW